A single region of the Coregonus clupeaformis isolate EN_2021a chromosome 16, ASM2061545v1, whole genome shotgun sequence genome encodes:
- the LOC121584805 gene encoding leucine-rich repeat transmembrane neuronal protein 4-like yields the protein MGSLMRRRWLMIPLLVQGWLLASPISVRERACPQSCRCDGKIVYCESNAFRDVPNNVSVGCQGLSLRYNSLVNLRASQFSGLSQLVWLYLDHNYINTVDSQAFHGVWRLKELILSSNKITQLQNNTFHTVPNLRNLDLSYNKLQALQPSQFQGLRKLLSLHLRSNSLKTVPMRVFQDLRNLEFLDLGYNRLRSLTRNAFAGLLKLIELHLEHNQFSKINFSHFPRLTKLRALYLQWNRIKSINQGLTWTWTSLQKLDLSGNELQVVDASTYQCLPNLQTLNLDSNKLSNMSQETVDSWISLSTISLAGNVWYCSPSICPLVAWLRNFKGNKETTMICAGPKEAQGEKVIDAVETFSICKVTPTTPFVSTTASVNIPSQPELLPLPTLSRVEEELTRSATAILSPSGVSPTTPEQDFEYVSLHKIIAGCVALFLSVAIILLVIFVSWKRYPSSIKQLQQRSMVKKRRKNVRETESTLSSPLQEYYVDYKPANSETMDVLVNGTGPYTYTISGSRECEV from the coding sequence GATCCCTGATGCGACGTAGATGGCTCATGATCCCATTGTTGGTGCAGGGCTGGCTGCTAGCGTCTCCAATCAGTGTTCGTGAGCGAGCCTGTCCTCAAAGCTGTAGATGTGATGGGAAAATAGTATACTGTGAGTCCAATGCCTTCCGGGATGTGCCAAACAATGTGTCTGTGGGATGCCAGGGCCTCTCTCTGCGCTACAACAGTTTAGTGAATCTCAGAGCTAGTCAGTTCTCAGGCCTCAGTCAGCTTGTTTGGCTTTATCTCGACCACAATTACATTAACACAGTGGACAGCCAAGCCTTCCATGGGGTATGGAGGCTCAAGGAGTTGATTCTCAGCTCTAACAAGATCACACAGCTACAAAACAACACTTTCCATACTGTTCCTAACTTACGCAATCTTGACCTCTCTTACAACAAGCTGCAGGCCCTCCAACCCAGTCAATTTCAGGGCTTGCGGAAGTTGCTTAGTCTCCACTTGCGGTCCAATTCCCTGAAAACTGTCCCAATGCGGGTTTTTCAGGATTTGCGCAATTTGGAGTTCCTCGATCTTGGCTACAATCGATTGCGAAGCCTCACTCGAAATGCTTTTGCTGGGCTGCTCAAGTTGATCGAGcttcatttggaacacaaccaatTCTCCAAGATCAACTTCTCTCACTTTCCCCGCCTCACCAAGCTCCGGGCACTCTATTTGCAATGGAACCGAATTAAGTCAATAAACCAGGGTCTTACCTGGACGTGGACGTCTTTGCAAAAGCTGGACCTCTCTGGAAATGAATTGCAAGTAGTGGATGCCAGTACGTACCAATGTCTCCCCAACCTACAGACCCTGAACTTGGACTCCAACAAGCTTAGCAACATGTCCCAGGAGACAGTGGATTCCTGGATCTCCCTCTCCACCATCAGCCTAGCTGGTAATGTGTGGTACTGTAGCCCTAGCATCTGCCCCTTAGTGGCCTGGCTGAGGAACTTCAAGGGGAACAAGGAGACCACTATGATTTGTGCTGGGCCTAAGGAGGCCCAGGGAGAGAAAGTGATAGATGCAGTAGAGACATTTAGTATCTGTAAGGTCACTCCCACCACCCCTTTTGTCTCAACCACAGCCTCCGTCAACATCCCATCTCAGCCTGAGCTCCTGCCCCTTCCCACTTTGTCCAGGGTTGAGGAGGAGTTGACTCGCAGTGCTACGGCCATTCTGTCTCCTTCAGGGGTCTCCCCAACCACCCCAGAGCAGGACTTTGAGTATGTGTCTCTCCATAAGATTATTGCTGGCTGTGTGGCACTTTTCCTGTCAGTGGCTATAATTCTCCTGGTTATTTTTGTGTCCTGGAAGCGCTACCCCAGCAGCATtaagcagctccagcagcgctcCATGGTCAAAAAGCGGCGAAAAAATGTGCGGGAAACAGAAAGCACCTTAAGCTCGCCTCTGCAAGAGTATTATGTGGACTACAAACCTGCAAACTCTGAAACTATGGATGTGCTGGTTAATGGGACTGGAccctacacatacacaatctcagGCTCCAGAGAATGTGAGGTATGA